The genomic interval CCTGCACACCGCCTACGGCCTGGACGCCGCCTGATCGCAGGTGGGTGGGAACCCGGATGCCGGGGACCGCAACAGCAGGAGAGGGCCGGCCATGACCGACGCCACATCGCACGCGGCGGAAGCATTGGCCCAAGCCCGTCTTGAGCAGTCCCGTCCTGACGGTGCCGGCCCGAACCGCGCCCGTCTCGACCGGCTCTGGCAGCGGGGGCGGGATTTCCTCGGTACCCGTACCGCCGTGATGGGCGGTGCGATGAGCTGGGTGTCGGAACGGCATCTGGTCTCCGCCATTTCCAACGCCGGCGGTTTCGGCGTTCTGGCCTGCGGCTCTATGGCCCCGGACCAGCTGGCGGTGGAGATCGCAGGCACCAGGGCGCTGACCGACAAGCCGTTCGGCGTCAACGTCATCAATATGCATCCGGCACTCGACCAACTGATCGACGTCTGCCGCGAGCAGGGCGTCGGTCATGTGGTCGTCGCCGGCGGCCTGCCGTCCGGCGCCACCCTGCGCCGCATCAAGGACGGCGGGGCCAAGGCGATGGCCTTCGCCCCGACCCTGACCGCCGGCCGGCGGCTGGTGAAGCATGGCGCCGACGCGCTGGTGATCGAGGGAACCGAGGCCGGCGGCCATATCGGCCCGGTCTCCACCACCGTTCTGGCCCAGGAGATCCTGCCCGACCTGCGCGAGGTGCCGGTCTTCGTCGCCGGCGGTATCGGCCGGGGCGAGGCGATCCTGTCCTATCTGGAGCTGGGGGCGGCCGGCGTGCAGGTCGGCACCCGCTTCGTCTGTGCCACCGAATGCGTGGCCCATCCCAATTTCAAGCAGGCCTTCATCCGGGCGTCCGCCCGCGACGCCCAGCCGTCGGTGCAGATCGACCCGCGCTTCCCCGTCATTCCGGTGCGGGCGCTGGCGAACGAGGCGTCCAAGCGCTTCATGGAATTCCAGCGCGACGTCATCGCCAAGGTCGACGCCGGCGCCATGAGCCGTGACGAAGGCATGCTTGAGATCGAACATTTCTGGGCCGGCGCCCTGCGCCGCGCAGTGATCGAGGGCGACGTGGAGACCGGCTCGCTGATGGCCGGGCAGAGCGTCGGGCTCGTCACCCGGGAGCAGCCTGTGGCCGAAATCCTGGCCGAATTGATCGCCCAGGCCGAATCGGCGCTGGCACGGCGGGCGATGGATGAGGCATCGTTAAGCCTGATGGCGGAGCCGACGGTGGGAGCGCTGTAGCGATGACCGACACCCTCGACACGGCAGCCGGTGACGGCGGTATGGGTGGGGGTGTGCATCCCCGTTTCGACGGCACCTCGTCGCGCCGGCTGCTCGCCCGGCTGCGCGACATCATGGCCGGGTCGGGGTCGGGGCAGGACCGGCTGGACAAGATCGTCACGCTGATCGCCGCCGAGATGAAGGCGGATGTCTGCTCCTGCTACGTCATGCGCGCCGGTGAGGTGCTGGAACTGTTCTCCACCGAGGGCCTGAACAAGACCGCCGTCCACAACACCCGGCTCAGGGTGGGCGAGGGCATCGTCGGCTACATCGCCGGCCACGCCCGCCCGGTGGCGATGGACAACGCGCCGTCCCATCCCAGCTTCGCCTACCGCCCGGAAACCGGGGAAGACCCGTTCCAGTCGCTGGCCGGCGTGCCGATCCTGCGCGGCAGCAAGGTGCGCGGTGTGCTGGTGATCCAGCACAAGGACCGCCGCCGCTATGTCGAGGAGGAGGTCGAAACCCTCCAGACCATCGCCATGGTCGTCGCCGAGCTGGTGGCGCAGAGTGAACTGGTCAACCCGGTGGAGGTCACCACCACCGGCGATCCCGTGCTGCTACCCGCCCGCCTGTCGGGCACGGCGATGAGCGCCGGGCTGGCCATGGGCCTCGCCGTCATCCACCGGCCGCAGCTGACCGTCCGCCAGATGGTGGCGGAGGATGCCGACGCCGAACTGGAGCGCTTCAACGCGGCGCTTCAGACCATGCACAGCGCCATTGATGATCTGCTGGAGGCGGCATCGCTGGCGGGCCTCAGCGAGCCGCGTGACATCCTGGAGACCTACCGGATGTTCGCCGAGGACCGTGGCTGGCTGTCGCGCATCCGCGAGGCGATCCGCGTCGGCCTGACCGCCGAGGCCGCGGTGCAGCAGGTGCAGAACGACACCCGCGCCCGCATGAGCCATCTGACCGATCCCTACATCCGGGAACGGTTGATGGATTTCGAGGATCTGACCAACAGGTTGCTGCAACATCTGGCCGGCAAGACCAGCGGCACCGATGGCGCCACCCTGCCGGACGACATGATCTTGGTCGCCCGCTCCATGGGCCCGGCCGAACTGCTGGATTACGACCGCACCCGCCTGCGCGGCCTGCTGCTGGAGGAAGGGTCGCCGGCCAGCCATGTCTGCATCGTCGCCCGCGCGCTCAACATCCCGGTGGTGCAGGCGGCCGATGCGTTGAACCGGATCGAGCCGCTCGACCAGTTGATCGTCGACGGCGACCATGGGCAGGTCTTCATCCGTCCGGCCGAAGACATCCAGATGGCCTTCGGCGAGGCGGTGGCGTTGCAGCACCGCAAGGAGCAGATGTATGCGGAGATCCGCAACCTGCCCTCGGTGACGCGCGACGGGGTGCCGATCTCCATCCAGCTGAACTGCGGCCTGCTGATCGACCTGCCGCACCTGACCGCCAGCGGGGCGGAGGGGGTCGGGCTCTACCGCACCGAAATCCCCTTCATGGTCCGCGCCTCCTACCCCGACGTGACGGCGCAGACCACGCTCTATTCCCGCATCATGGACGAGGTCGGCAACAAGCCGGTCGTCTTCCGCACGTTGGATGTCGGCGGCGACAAGATGCTGCCCTACATGACCGGTGGCGAGGAGGAGAATCCGGCGCTGGGCTGGCGCGCCGTGCGCATCGGCTTGGACCACCCGTCGCTGCTGCGCCAGCAGCTGCGGGCGTTGCTGCTGGCCGCCGCCGGTCGGCCGCTGTCGGTGATGTTCCCGATGATCGCCGAAGTCGCCGAGTTCGACGGCGCCCGCCGCCTGCTGGAACTGGAGCTGAAGCGCTTGGCCGCCCAGGGGATCGAGCCGCCCAGCAGCCTGCGTGTCGGCACCATGCTGGAGGTGCCGTCCCTGTTGTGGCAACTCCCGGCCCTGCTGCCCAAGCTGGATTTCCTGTCGGTCGGATCCAACGACCTGACCCAGTATCTGTTCGCCGCCGACCGCGGCAACCCGCGCACCTCGACCCGCTACGACCCGCTGTCGCCGTCGATGCTGTGCGTGCTGCGCCGTCTGGTCGACGAATGCACCCGTCACAGGGTCTCGCTCAGCATCTGCGGCGAGATGGCCGGCCGGCCGCTGGATGCCATGGCGCTGATCGGCGTCGGCTTCCGCACCCTGTCGATGTCGCCGCCCTCGGTCGGGCCGGTGAAGACCATGCTGCGTTCGCTCGATGTCGCCGCCCTGCGGCAATACATGAGCGGGCTCTACACCGGGGCCGACCACAGCCTGCGTGACAAGCTGAAGACCTTCGCCAAGGACCATGGCGTTTTGATCTGAGGGGCGTGCTGATCTGAGCTGCGCTAACCGCAGTCGGGAAATCAATCGCTCACCGTGACACGGGATATCGCCGCTTCACGCTCGGCGAAGGAGGCGCGTGCCTGCTCGATCTCGGCATGGTGCGTCTCCGCCCAGATCCATACGCCGCAGAATGCCGCTCCCAAACTCTCGCCGAGCGGCGTGAGCGTGTAATCCACATGGGGTGGGATGACCGGATGAACCGTGCGCCGTACCAGGCCGTCCTTCTCCATCTGGCGCACGGTTTGGGTCAGCATCTTCTGGCTGATCCGACCGACGACCTTGCCGAGTTGCGTGAAGCGCAAGGTGCCATGCTCATGCAGGGCCTCGAGGATCAGCATGGTCCATTTATCGGCCACCTTGCCGATGATGTCGTGAACCAGGGCTTCTATGGCCGGATCGACCGTCTCGGGAGCCGGCTGCCTGCGCCGTGCCTCGATCTGCGGGTCAGGCAAAGCCTTGCGCATCCTACACTCTCCTTTTGGTGCGTATAAATCTTTTTGGTGCCTACTTTTACATGGAGAGTGTGAGCGATACCTTCAAAGCGGACAACAGCGAAAGTCACGCTCATGAAAATCCAAGGTAATACCATCCTGATCACCGGTGGCGGCTCAGGGATCGGCAAAGCTCTGGCCTATCGTTTTCATGATCTCGGCAATACCGTGATTGTCGCCGGCCGTCGAAAAGATGTGCTGCAAGAGGCAGTTTCCGGTCGGCCGAACATGCACGCGATGACCTTCGATGCCGACAGCGCCGCGGGTGTCGCCGACTTCGCGCGGCGGGTGACGGCGGAGCATCCGGCACTCAACGTGCTGATCAACAATGCCGGGATCATGCGCTACGAGGCGCTGGATCGGCAGCGCGATCTTGGCGATGCGGAGGCGACGGTCGCGACCAACCTGCTCGGCCCCATCCGGCTGACCGATGCCTTGATCGAGCATCTGGGCCGCCAGCCCGATGCGGCCCTGGTCAACGTCACCTCCGGCCTTGCCTTCGTGCCGCTGGTTGCCGCCCCGACCTACTCGGCGACCAAGGCGGCCATGCACAGCTACACGGTCGCCCTGCGCGAAGCGCTGAAGGGCAAAATCGAGGTCATCGAACTGGTGCCGCCGGCTGTCCAGACCGATCTCACCCCAGGGCAGGCCACCCGTCCGGGCTACCTGCCGCTGGCCGACTTCATCGACGAAGTGATGGCGCTGTTCCAGCAGCAGCCGACCCCGCGCGAGATCCTGGTGCAGCGCGTCGCCTTCCAGCGTCAGGCCGAGGCGGAGCATCGCTTTGACGAGGCGGTGACGACGCTCAACGACATGGCCCGCAAAGCGCGAGAGGCGCAACAGTAAGGATGCGAAGCGGGTGGCGTCGTCCGGATGTAAAAAAGCGGAGCCGCGAAGGCTCCGCTTTCTTATTTCGCTCAAATGACCACACCACAGACATCACACGTCCAGGTTCGACACCTTCAGCGCGTTGTCCTGGATGAACTCGCGGCGCGGTTCGACGACGTCGCCCATCAGGGTGGAGAAGACCTCCTCCGCCTGATCGGCGTGGCTGACGCGGACCTGCAACAGCGAGCGCTTGGACGGGTCCAGCGTGGTTTCCCACAGCTGGTCCGGGTTCATCTCGCCCAGACCCTTGTAGCGCTGGATGGTGACGCCGCGGCGGCCCAGCTCCATCACCGTGTCGAACAGGGCGACGGGGCCGGTCAGGGCACGGCTTTCCTTCTGCTTCTCGAAGGCCTTGCCGGCTGTGCCGAACACCCGCTTCAGGTCGGCGGCCAGCGCGTCGAGACGGCGGGCCTCGACGCTCTTCAGCAGGTCGGTGTCGAACAGGTGGCGGTGGGTGACGCCGCGCCGGGCGCGGATCACGGCATAACCACCCTGGGGCAGGGCCTCGCCGCGCCAGCCGCCGTCGGCGTCCAGCGCGTTCATCCGCTCGGCCACCGCCTGCGCCGCGGCCTCGGCCGCCGCCTTGTCGTCGGCCAGGGCGGCGGACAGAGTGCCGGCGACCGCCGCCTGCTCCACCACCATGGCGTTGCCGACCTTGCGCGACAGCGTGTCGATCGCCGGCCGCGCGGTGCGGGCCTGTTCGACCAGACCGGCCAGTTGATCGCCGATCAGCAGCGTGCCATCCGCCAGCCGGACCGACAGGTCGCCCAGCGCCGCCTCGACCAGATACTCTTCCAGCGCCCGGTCGTCCTTCAGGTAGCGTTCCTTGGCGTTGCCGCGCTTGATGCGGTAGAGCGGCGGCTGGGCGATGTAGAGATAGCCGCGCTCGATCAGGTCGGGCATCTGCCGGAAGAAGAAGGTCAGCAGCAGGGTGCGGATGTGGCTGCCGTCCACGTCCGCGTCGGTCATGATGATGATCTTGTGGTAGCGCGCCTTGTCGGCGTTGAACTCGTCGCTGATGCCGGTGCCCAGCGCCGCGATCAGCGTGCCGATCTCCGCCGACGACAGCATCTTGTCCAGCCGCGCCCGCTCCACGTTCAGGATCTTGCCGCGCAGCGGCAGGATGGCCTGGGACTGGCGCGAGCGGCCCTGCTTGGCCGAACCGCCGGCCGAATCGCCCTCGACGATGAAAAGTTCCGACAGCGCCGGATCACGCTCCTGGCAGTCCGCCAGCTTGCCCGGCAGCGACGACATGCTGAGCGAGCTTTTCCGCGTCATCTCGCGCGCCTTGCGGGCGGCCTCGCGGGCGGCGGCGGCCTCGACCACCTTCTGGACGACGCGCTTGGCGTCGGCCGGATGCTCCTCGAAATACTGGGCCAGTGCCTCGCCCACAACCGCCTCGACGACGGGACGGACTTCGCTTGATACCAGCTTGTCCTTGGTCTGGCTGGAGAATTTCGGATCGGGAACCTTCACCGACAGGACGCAGGTCAGGCCTTCACGGGCGTCGTCGCCCGACAGGTTGACCTTCTCCTTCTTGGCGATGCCGGATTCGGCCGCGTAGTTGTTGATGGCGCGGGTCAGCGCCGCGCGGAAGCCGGCGAGGTGGGTGCCACCGTCCTTCTGCGGAATGTTGTTGGTGAAGCAGAGCGTCGTCTCGTGGTAGCTGTCGTTCCACTGCAGCGCGCATTCCACCGTCACCACGCCGCCATGCTCGGTCGGGCGCTCGCTCTTCAGCGTGATCGCCGGCTTGTGCAGCGCCGTCTTGGACCGGTCGAGCCAGCTGACGAAGGCCTCCAGGCCGCCTTCGTAATGCAGGTCCTGCACCTTCGGCTCCACCCCGCGCGCGTCGGTCAGCAGCAGGCGGACGCCGGAGTTGAGGAAGGCCAGCTCGCGCAGCCGGTGTTCCAGCGTGGCGAAATCGAACTCGATGTTGGTGAAGGTCTCGGCCGAGGGCATGAAGGTGACTTCGGTGCCCGACAGCTGCTTGCCCTTCTCCGGTACCATCGGCGCCTCGCCGACATCGGCCAGCGGCGCCTCGGCGTTGCCGTGGCGGAAGCGCATGCTCCAGGTCCGGCCGCCGCGCCAGATGCGCAGATCGAGCGTCTCGGACAGCGCGTTCACCACCGACACGCCGACGCCGTGCAGGCCGCCGGAGACCTTGTAGCTGTTCTGGTTGAACTTGCCGCCGGCATGCAGTTGGGTCATCACGACCTCGGCCGCCGAGACGCCTTCCTCCGGATGGATGTCGGTCGGGATGCCGCGGCCATTGTCGCGCACCGTGACCGATCCGTCGGCGTTCAGCACGACCTCGACCTTGTCGCAATAGCCGGCCAGCGCCTCGTCGATGGCGTTGTCGACCACCTCGTACACCATGTGGTGCAGGCCGGAGCCGTCATCGGTGTCGCCGATGTACATGCCGGGGCGTTTGCGCACGGCATCGAGCCCGCGCAGAACGGTGATCGACTCCGCCCCGTAGTCCGCCTGCTGGGGCTCCGACTGCGGGAGGTCGTTCTTCAGTGCTTCCTGTGCCATGCGTCGACTATAACAGATTCGGTTGCGGATTCGGCGGTTTAGCGTGGGCGAAGACGCCTTTTTTTTGGGTCTTGGCCCGAATTTCCACCCCTATCCGGGGCGGATGTGGGCGTCTTCGATGTGGAAGCGGCGGGCATCCTCGCCAAGGGGGTCGAAAACCCCCTCGTCGGTGCCGGTCATCCAGGCCTGGGCGCCCAATGCCAGGATTTCGCCGAACAGCGCGGCACGCCGGTCGGGATCGAGATGGGCCGCAACCTCGTCGAGCAGCAGGATCGGCGCCGCGCCGCGTTCAGCCGCCAGCAGCCGGGCGTTGGCCAGTACGATGGCGATCAGCAGGGCCTTCTGCTCGCCGGTGGAACAGAGCCCGGCCGGCATGTCCTTGGGCGCATGGCGGACGGCGAGGTCGCTCTTGTGCGGTCCCGCCAACGCAC from Azospirillum sp. TSH100 carries:
- a CDS encoding nitronate monooxygenase family protein, with translation MTDATSHAAEALAQARLEQSRPDGAGPNRARLDRLWQRGRDFLGTRTAVMGGAMSWVSERHLVSAISNAGGFGVLACGSMAPDQLAVEIAGTRALTDKPFGVNVINMHPALDQLIDVCREQGVGHVVVAGGLPSGATLRRIKDGGAKAMAFAPTLTAGRRLVKHGADALVIEGTEAGGHIGPVSTTVLAQEILPDLREVPVFVAGGIGRGEAILSYLELGAAGVQVGTRFVCATECVAHPNFKQAFIRASARDAQPSVQIDPRFPVIPVRALANEASKRFMEFQRDVIAKVDAGAMSRDEGMLEIEHFWAGALRRAVIEGDVETGSLMAGQSVGLVTREQPVAEILAELIAQAESALARRAMDEASLSLMAEPTVGAL
- the ptsP gene encoding phosphoenolpyruvate--protein phosphotransferase encodes the protein MTDTLDTAAGDGGMGGGVHPRFDGTSSRRLLARLRDIMAGSGSGQDRLDKIVTLIAAEMKADVCSCYVMRAGEVLELFSTEGLNKTAVHNTRLRVGEGIVGYIAGHARPVAMDNAPSHPSFAYRPETGEDPFQSLAGVPILRGSKVRGVLVIQHKDRRRYVEEEVETLQTIAMVVAELVAQSELVNPVEVTTTGDPVLLPARLSGTAMSAGLAMGLAVIHRPQLTVRQMVAEDADAELERFNAALQTMHSAIDDLLEAASLAGLSEPRDILETYRMFAEDRGWLSRIREAIRVGLTAEAAVQQVQNDTRARMSHLTDPYIRERLMDFEDLTNRLLQHLAGKTSGTDGATLPDDMILVARSMGPAELLDYDRTRLRGLLLEEGSPASHVCIVARALNIPVVQAADALNRIEPLDQLIVDGDHGQVFIRPAEDIQMAFGEAVALQHRKEQMYAEIRNLPSVTRDGVPISIQLNCGLLIDLPHLTASGAEGVGLYRTEIPFMVRASYPDVTAQTTLYSRIMDEVGNKPVVFRTLDVGGDKMLPYMTGGEEENPALGWRAVRIGLDHPSLLRQQLRALLLAAAGRPLSVMFPMIAEVAEFDGARRLLELELKRLAAQGIEPPSSLRVGTMLEVPSLLWQLPALLPKLDFLSVGSNDLTQYLFAADRGNPRTSTRYDPLSPSMLCVLRRLVDECTRHRVSLSICGEMAGRPLDAMALIGVGFRTLSMSPPSVGPVKTMLRSLDVAALRQYMSGLYTGADHSLRDKLKTFAKDHGVLI
- a CDS encoding helix-turn-helix domain-containing protein translates to MRKALPDPQIEARRRQPAPETVDPAIEALVHDIIGKVADKWTMLILEALHEHGTLRFTQLGKVVGRISQKMLTQTVRQMEKDGLVRRTVHPVIPPHVDYTLTPLGESLGAAFCGVWIWAETHHAEIEQARASFAEREAAISRVTVSD
- a CDS encoding SDR family oxidoreductase; protein product: MKIQGNTILITGGGSGIGKALAYRFHDLGNTVIVAGRRKDVLQEAVSGRPNMHAMTFDADSAAGVADFARRVTAEHPALNVLINNAGIMRYEALDRQRDLGDAEATVATNLLGPIRLTDALIEHLGRQPDAALVNVTSGLAFVPLVAAPTYSATKAAMHSYTVALREALKGKIEVIELVPPAVQTDLTPGQATRPGYLPLADFIDEVMALFQQQPTPREILVQRVAFQRQAEAEHRFDEAVTTLNDMARKAREAQQ
- the gyrB gene encoding DNA topoisomerase (ATP-hydrolyzing) subunit B encodes the protein MAQEALKNDLPQSEPQQADYGAESITVLRGLDAVRKRPGMYIGDTDDGSGLHHMVYEVVDNAIDEALAGYCDKVEVVLNADGSVTVRDNGRGIPTDIHPEEGVSAAEVVMTQLHAGGKFNQNSYKVSGGLHGVGVSVVNALSETLDLRIWRGGRTWSMRFRHGNAEAPLADVGEAPMVPEKGKQLSGTEVTFMPSAETFTNIEFDFATLEHRLRELAFLNSGVRLLLTDARGVEPKVQDLHYEGGLEAFVSWLDRSKTALHKPAITLKSERPTEHGGVVTVECALQWNDSYHETTLCFTNNIPQKDGGTHLAGFRAALTRAINNYAAESGIAKKEKVNLSGDDAREGLTCVLSVKVPDPKFSSQTKDKLVSSEVRPVVEAVVGEALAQYFEEHPADAKRVVQKVVEAAAAREAARKAREMTRKSSLSMSSLPGKLADCQERDPALSELFIVEGDSAGGSAKQGRSRQSQAILPLRGKILNVERARLDKMLSSAEIGTLIAALGTGISDEFNADKARYHKIIIMTDADVDGSHIRTLLLTFFFRQMPDLIERGYLYIAQPPLYRIKRGNAKERYLKDDRALEEYLVEAALGDLSVRLADGTLLIGDQLAGLVEQARTARPAIDTLSRKVGNAMVVEQAAVAGTLSAALADDKAAAEAAAQAVAERMNALDADGGWRGEALPQGGYAVIRARRGVTHRHLFDTDLLKSVEARRLDALAADLKRVFGTAGKAFEKQKESRALTGPVALFDTVMELGRRGVTIQRYKGLGEMNPDQLWETTLDPSKRSLLQVRVSHADQAEEVFSTLMGDVVEPRREFIQDNALKVSNLDV